Proteins encoded in a region of the Catalinimonas alkaloidigena genome:
- a CDS encoding alginate export family protein, whose translation MKQYYLRVLLLSVLSFAGTTETFAQFTLQGEVRPRAEFRNGFKSPNTLATDPAFFVEQRSRLYAGYKAEKMAFRLTLQDVRIWGGANQIYKNDDPALFNVYEAWGEYFFTPQFSVRAGRQALDYDNARFLGDLDWAQQGRSHDAALFLYKAPSGFQAHFGAAYNQSVAFEPGKLSGTYYDLANARAGGNYKTMQYLWLHQENDVMKASLLVHNDGRQTLDTSGVNFRQTYGLYAERKLGGLNLTGELYYQGGKNAGGQTISAYLAAFDATFKTALTPLTVGVDYLSGTDATDTKDRAFNPLYGTNHKFYGFMDYFYVGNGHQNKGLADFYVKTKFKLGKKAVLLGQLHQFNAAATVTRPAGDGSLEELSSSLGQEIDLVFNLALTEGVSLQGGYSQLFSSASMDALKGTTSAGGNQWAWLMFTIKPTLFSSAH comes from the coding sequence ATGAAACAGTACTACTTACGCGTGCTCCTCCTCTCCGTACTGTCTTTTGCAGGTACCACAGAGACCTTCGCGCAGTTCACGCTACAGGGGGAAGTTCGCCCCCGGGCCGAATTCCGCAACGGCTTTAAATCCCCGAACACGCTGGCGACCGATCCGGCTTTTTTCGTAGAGCAGCGCTCCCGCCTGTACGCCGGCTACAAAGCCGAGAAAATGGCTTTCCGCCTTACCCTGCAAGACGTCCGCATCTGGGGTGGGGCCAACCAGATTTACAAAAACGACGACCCGGCGCTGTTCAACGTCTACGAAGCCTGGGGCGAGTACTTCTTCACACCGCAGTTTTCGGTACGCGCCGGACGGCAGGCCCTCGACTACGACAACGCCCGCTTTCTGGGCGACCTCGACTGGGCGCAACAGGGTCGCAGTCACGATGCCGCCCTGTTCCTCTACAAAGCGCCTTCGGGCTTTCAGGCCCACTTCGGGGCGGCCTACAACCAGTCGGTAGCGTTTGAGCCCGGCAAGCTATCGGGTACTTACTACGATCTGGCCAACGCCCGTGCCGGTGGCAACTACAAAACCATGCAGTACCTCTGGCTGCACCAGGAAAACGACGTGATGAAAGCATCGCTCCTGGTTCACAACGACGGCCGTCAGACCCTCGATACGTCGGGCGTAAACTTCCGGCAGACCTACGGCCTCTACGCCGAGCGCAAACTGGGGGGCCTCAATTTGACGGGCGAGCTCTATTACCAGGGTGGTAAAAACGCGGGTGGCCAGACCATCAGTGCCTACCTGGCGGCCTTCGACGCGACGTTCAAAACGGCCCTTACGCCCCTCACCGTCGGGGTCGACTACCTCTCGGGTACGGACGCCACCGACACGAAAGACCGCGCGTTTAACCCGCTCTACGGCACAAACCACAAGTTTTACGGCTTTATGGACTACTTCTACGTAGGCAACGGACACCAGAACAAAGGACTGGCCGACTTCTACGTCAAGACCAAATTCAAGCTGGGCAAAAAGGCCGTGCTGTTGGGGCAACTGCATCAGTTCAACGCGGCGGCCACCGTTACCCGCCCGGCGGGCGACGGCTCGCTGGAAGAACTCTCCAGCTCGCTCGGACAAGAAATCGACCTAGTGTTCAACCTGGCCCTGACCGAGGGCGTGTCCCTGCAAGGCGGCTATTCCCAACTCTTCTCCTCGGCTTCGATGGACGCCCTCAAAGGCACCACCAGCGCAGGCGGCAACCAGTGGGCGTGGCTCATGTTCACCATCAAACCCACGCTGTTCAGTTCAGCCCACTAA
- a CDS encoding response regulator transcription factor → MNPINVILADDHSLVRTGIRSLLESEGDIKVVAEAANGQQALEMARDYRPDLLIVDIRMPELNGLEATRRLPEYSPRTRVLVLSMHDDDEYILQSVDNGAHGYLLKGSSREEFLKAVRTVHSGGKYFSGDISRVFVNRYLNHRQDGPAAADTAPSSHTESTPSGNDYTLTKREREILRLITEGLPNKEIAAQFGKSVRTIETHRFNIMKKLEVSNVVELLKKIEEEPSLQQALHA, encoded by the coding sequence ATGAATCCTATTAATGTCATTTTAGCCGACGACCACAGCCTCGTACGAACGGGCATCCGCTCGCTGCTGGAAAGCGAAGGCGACATCAAAGTAGTGGCCGAAGCGGCCAACGGACAGCAGGCGCTGGAAATGGCCCGCGACTACCGGCCCGACCTTCTGATTGTCGACATCAGGATGCCGGAACTGAACGGCTTGGAGGCGACCCGCCGCCTGCCGGAATACTCACCCCGCACGCGGGTGCTGGTCCTTTCGATGCACGACGACGACGAGTACATTCTGCAATCGGTCGACAACGGCGCCCACGGCTACCTGCTAAAGGGCTCCAGCCGCGAAGAGTTCCTCAAGGCGGTCCGGACGGTCCACAGCGGAGGCAAGTATTTCAGCGGCGACATTTCGCGGGTGTTTGTGAACCGCTACCTGAATCACCGGCAGGACGGTCCGGCCGCGGCCGACACCGCACCGTCGTCACACACCGAGAGCACGCCGAGCGGCAACGACTATACGCTGACGAAACGCGAACGCGAAATTTTGCGGCTGATCACGGAAGGGTTGCCCAACAAGGAAATTGCCGCGCAGTTTGGCAAGAGCGTCCGCACCATCGAAACGCACCGCTTCAACATCATGAAAAAGCTGGAAGTCAGCAACGTTGTAGAACTGTTAAAGAAGATCGAAGAAGAGCCCAGTCTGCAACAAGCCCTGCACGCCTGA
- a CDS encoding nitrate reductase, protein MAVPHSTHTHRSTCSYCGVGCGILVQQDARGKLHVKGDPDHPVNRGMLCSKGMNLHYVVSDQQDRMLYPQLRASRQHPLERVSWDTALTRAAAVFKSLIRQYGPDSVGFYVSGQCLTEEYYLVNKLTKGFLGTNNIDTNSRLCMSSAVAGYVKALGEDSVPISYEDIELADCFFIAGANPAWCHPILFRRIEQRKEQHPAMKMIVVDPRRTQTCQMADLHLQIRPGTDTIVYQAIGRALIENGDIDLHFIQHHTDGFETYRDEVMQTTLEEAAAHCDVPVEDIRLAARYIAESKGFITMWAMGLNQSAQGVNKNLALLNLNLITGHIGKPGSGPFSLTGQPNAMGGREVGGMSSLLAAHRNLLNPAHRDEVARFWGVEKISEKPGLTATQMFDALRDGRMKAVWIVCTNPLVSLPDARLADEALKNARFVVVQDISNRSDTAKYADLVLPAAGWLEKEGTMTNSERRITYLPKVVEAPGEALPDAEIFCRFARKMGYSGFDFPDQAAVYAEHCALTQGTNIDISGLSYDVLKTQGSVQWPVPSPGHGGTPRLFTDRQFYTPNQRAQILPSGAQNASEHVSPDFPLVLTTGRVRDQWHTMTRTGKVRKLGQHRPTPFLEIHPDDARQRDIQHGDTVVVRNLRGEVRVHAHISGDIKRGVVFLPMHWGKILNRDFGRANNLTNNVVDPVSKEPDFKFSAVEVERYRQPRQKIVIVGAGAAAYRFLHTYRELNQEDELHVFSKEEHPFYNRVLLPDYVNSHLQWEDLLKFKTQDEFEALNATLHVANPIVRVNRDRKTVTDSYGKEHAYDQLILATGSRAFVPPDVPMHLPGLFTMRNRDNADRLKAYLPDKGRVLIVGGGLLGLELAASLTEIEADVTIVQLSSRLMERQLDTMASTLLREKVESMGVRVLVDDQVQLVETQGVGRPIHTRLKSGKQLECDAVVYAIGTRPNIELAQGAALACGRGVKVNDYLQTSDPHIFALGELAEHREQLNGTTAAAEQMADNAARFLAGDLLSLYEGSVPMNILKFSNLDLCSVGLPEIPHRDREAYEEIVMLDRSQGYYKKCIIRDDRLVGAILMGDKAEFAEFKALIEQQTELAEKRNKLLRGGGESRPVLGKLVCSCGNVGRGNLEAAVAAGCTEFRSLCQQTGAGLGCGSCKPEVKSILDTQLASRIPAEAPVTA, encoded by the coding sequence ATGGCCGTACCTCATTCGACTCACACCCATCGTTCTACCTGCTCCTACTGTGGCGTAGGTTGTGGTATTCTGGTACAACAGGATGCCCGGGGCAAACTGCACGTCAAGGGCGATCCGGACCATCCCGTAAACCGGGGCATGCTTTGCTCCAAAGGGATGAACCTGCACTACGTCGTGTCAGATCAGCAAGACCGGATGCTTTATCCGCAACTGCGCGCCAGCCGTCAGCACCCGCTCGAGCGGGTCAGCTGGGACACGGCCCTGACCCGGGCGGCGGCGGTGTTCAAGTCCCTGATCCGGCAGTACGGCCCCGACTCGGTTGGTTTCTACGTGTCGGGGCAATGCCTGACGGAAGAGTATTACCTGGTCAATAAACTGACGAAAGGGTTTCTGGGCACCAACAACATCGACACCAACTCGCGGCTCTGCATGAGCTCGGCCGTGGCGGGCTACGTCAAAGCGCTGGGTGAAGATTCGGTACCGATCAGCTATGAGGACATCGAACTGGCCGATTGCTTCTTCATTGCGGGCGCGAATCCGGCGTGGTGCCACCCCATTTTGTTCCGCCGCATTGAGCAACGGAAAGAACAGCATCCGGCTATGAAAATGATCGTGGTCGATCCGCGCCGGACGCAAACCTGCCAGATGGCCGACCTGCACCTGCAAATCCGGCCGGGTACCGACACGATCGTGTACCAGGCGATCGGCCGGGCGCTGATCGAGAACGGCGACATCGACCTCCACTTCATCCAGCACCACACCGACGGGTTCGAGACGTACCGCGACGAAGTGATGCAGACCACGCTGGAAGAAGCCGCTGCGCACTGCGACGTGCCCGTCGAAGACATCCGCCTAGCGGCCCGCTACATTGCCGAATCGAAAGGATTCATCACCATGTGGGCCATGGGCCTAAACCAGAGTGCGCAGGGTGTGAACAAAAACCTGGCCCTCCTGAACCTCAACCTGATTACGGGCCACATCGGCAAGCCCGGCTCCGGGCCGTTCTCGCTAACCGGCCAGCCCAACGCGATGGGCGGACGCGAAGTCGGGGGCATGTCGAGCCTGCTGGCAGCGCACCGCAACCTGTTGAACCCGGCGCACCGCGACGAAGTGGCGCGCTTCTGGGGCGTTGAGAAGATTTCGGAGAAACCCGGCCTGACGGCCACGCAAATGTTCGATGCCCTGCGCGACGGACGGATGAAGGCCGTCTGGATCGTCTGTACCAATCCGCTGGTCAGCCTTCCCGACGCCCGCCTGGCCGACGAAGCGCTGAAAAATGCCCGCTTTGTGGTGGTGCAGGACATTTCGAACCGTTCCGACACGGCCAAATACGCCGACCTGGTGCTGCCCGCTGCCGGCTGGCTGGAGAAAGAAGGCACCATGACCAACTCGGAGCGGCGCATCACCTACCTGCCCAAGGTGGTCGAGGCGCCCGGCGAAGCCCTGCCCGATGCGGAGATTTTCTGCCGCTTTGCCCGGAAAATGGGCTACTCGGGCTTCGACTTTCCCGATCAGGCGGCCGTGTACGCCGAGCACTGTGCCCTGACCCAAGGCACCAACATCGACATTTCGGGCCTGAGCTACGATGTGCTGAAAACGCAAGGATCGGTTCAATGGCCGGTTCCCTCGCCCGGCCACGGCGGCACGCCCCGGCTGTTTACAGATCGCCAGTTTTATACGCCGAACCAACGCGCTCAGATTTTGCCCAGCGGAGCCCAAAATGCTTCCGAACACGTCTCGCCCGACTTTCCGCTGGTGCTGACCACCGGCCGCGTCCGTGACCAGTGGCACACGATGACCCGCACGGGCAAAGTCCGCAAGCTGGGCCAACATCGCCCGACGCCATTCCTGGAGATTCATCCGGACGACGCCCGCCAACGCGACATCCAGCATGGGGACACGGTTGTGGTCCGCAACCTGCGCGGCGAGGTACGGGTCCATGCGCACATCAGCGGCGACATCAAGCGGGGCGTCGTATTTCTTCCCATGCACTGGGGCAAGATTCTGAACCGAGACTTTGGCCGTGCCAACAACCTGACAAACAACGTGGTCGATCCGGTTTCGAAAGAGCCCGACTTCAAGTTTTCGGCCGTCGAGGTGGAGCGCTACCGGCAGCCCCGCCAGAAGATCGTCATCGTTGGGGCGGGTGCGGCGGCGTACCGTTTCCTGCACACCTACCGCGAACTGAATCAGGAAGACGAACTGCACGTTTTTTCGAAAGAAGAACATCCGTTCTACAACCGGGTGCTCCTCCCCGACTACGTCAACAGCCACCTGCAATGGGAAGATCTGCTGAAGTTCAAGACCCAGGACGAATTTGAAGCCCTGAACGCCACGCTGCACGTAGCCAATCCGATTGTGCGGGTGAACCGCGACCGCAAAACCGTTACCGACTCGTACGGGAAAGAACATGCCTACGACCAGTTGATTCTGGCCACCGGCAGCCGCGCTTTTGTGCCGCCCGATGTCCCGATGCACCTCCCCGGCCTGTTCACCATGCGCAACCGCGACAACGCCGACCGCCTGAAGGCTTACCTGCCCGACAAGGGGCGGGTGCTGATTGTGGGCGGGGGACTGCTGGGGCTGGAACTGGCCGCATCGCTGACCGAAATCGAGGCCGACGTCACCATCGTGCAGCTTTCGTCGCGCCTGATGGAACGGCAGCTCGACACAATGGCCAGCACGCTGCTGCGCGAAAAAGTAGAATCCATGGGCGTCCGCGTGTTGGTGGACGACCAGGTCCAACTGGTGGAAACTCAGGGCGTGGGCCGGCCGATCCACACGCGTCTGAAAAGCGGCAAGCAGCTGGAATGCGACGCCGTGGTGTACGCCATCGGCACCCGCCCGAACATCGAACTGGCGCAGGGCGCGGCCCTTGCCTGCGGACGGGGCGTGAAGGTCAACGACTACCTCCAGACCAGCGACCCGCACATTTTTGCCCTGGGCGAGCTGGCCGAGCACCGCGAGCAACTGAACGGCACTACGGCCGCCGCCGAACAGATGGCCGACAACGCGGCTCGTTTCCTGGCCGGCGATCTGCTGAGCCTCTACGAAGGGTCCGTGCCCATGAACATCCTCAAGTTTTCCAACCTCGATCTGTGCTCCGTCGGGCTACCCGAAATTCCGCACCGCGACCGGGAAGCGTATGAAGAAATCGTGATGCTGGATCGCTCGCAGGGATATTACAAGAAGTGCATCATCCGCGACGACCGGCTGGTCGGGGCCATTCTGATGGGCGACAAAGCCGAGTTTGCGGAGTTCAAGGCGCTGATTGAACAACAGACCGAGCTGGCCGAAAAACGCAACAAACTGCTGCGCGGCGGGGGCGAAAGCCGTCCCGTGCTGGGCAAACTGGTCTGCTCGTGTGGCAACGTCGGCAGGGGCAACCTCGAAGCGGCCGTGGCGGCAGGGTGTACCGAATTCCGAAGCCTGTGCCAGCAGACCGGGGCCGGGCTAGGCTGCGGCAGTTGCAAGCCCGAAGTCAAAAGTATTCTCGACACTCAACTCGCTTCCCGGATTCCGGCCGAAGCGCCCGTTACCGCCTAA
- a CDS encoding type IV pili methyl-accepting chemotaxis transducer N-terminal domain-containing protein gives MATSTRKKNHFERIGLMYILALSGIAGIIVISQLYVQQYLTGQTHDSRVINLAGRQRMLSQRISKVALQLITPPPTPPREALQTELAQSLDLWTQSHNGLLAGDASLDVTGENSAVIREMFATLAPDYDAMVRNATQLLTLLRDDPNAPATQLRPYVDAILQHESGFLDSMDAIVFQYDEEARAKVLLLKRLEIIFLAISLTIILFELLFIFRPTARQIRNTIKDLIQSEKLAHDMAHQIGVLHNSLEQSYQELAEVNTASAQPIPLAHTDLQGDFTDVTEPFRHLMEGDIRERHRNLFDWLTEEGYAPENVHRIRQLSSVGDPWTGEVQVTSESGDFVWLDLYVVPLLHRNGQTQQLLLVGTNRTDEKEARARSQEITRERIEKKLKEQRFRSILILEGQEEERRRLARDLHDGIGQLLTALRYRVETLEDPQKSRYLPHNVQEVKHIMNQVLQEIRRISFNLTPSSLSDYGIVPVTKKYCAEMSRLSDKNIVFENKTGFLNRLEKSVETNLYRMIQEAVNNAIKYAQADEIRVEFSHNFDVLNVTISDNGVGFDPQQSIREIHDNGTGQGIFNMQERALFINAQLDINSTPGQGTRINIHIPIHHNKVYESY, from the coding sequence ATGGCCACTTCAACCCGAAAAAAAAACCATTTCGAGCGGATTGGCTTGATGTACATCCTGGCGCTGTCCGGCATCGCCGGCATCATCGTCATCAGCCAGTTGTACGTGCAGCAATACCTGACGGGCCAGACCCACGACTCTCGGGTGATTAACCTGGCCGGGCGCCAGCGCATGCTGAGCCAGCGCATCAGCAAAGTGGCACTGCAACTGATCACGCCGCCGCCCACACCCCCGCGCGAAGCACTGCAAACGGAACTGGCCCAATCGCTCGACCTGTGGACGCAATCGCACAACGGTCTGTTGGCAGGAGATGCCAGCCTCGACGTGACGGGCGAAAACAGTGCGGTAATCCGGGAGATGTTCGCCACCCTGGCCCCCGACTACGACGCCATGGTGCGTAATGCTACCCAGCTCCTGACGCTTCTACGTGATGACCCGAATGCCCCGGCGACGCAATTGCGCCCTTACGTCGACGCCATCCTACAGCACGAATCGGGCTTTCTGGACAGCATGGACGCCATCGTATTCCAGTACGACGAGGAAGCCCGCGCCAAGGTGCTACTGCTGAAGCGTCTGGAAATCATCTTCCTGGCCATCTCGCTGACGATCATTCTCTTCGAACTGCTGTTCATTTTCCGGCCTACCGCCCGGCAGATCCGCAACACCATCAAAGACTTGATTCAGTCGGAAAAGCTGGCGCATGACATGGCACACCAGATCGGCGTGCTGCACAACTCGCTCGAACAGTCGTATCAGGAACTGGCCGAAGTCAACACCGCCTCGGCGCAACCCATTCCGCTGGCCCACACCGACTTGCAAGGAGATTTTACGGACGTGACGGAGCCGTTCCGGCACCTGATGGAAGGCGACATCCGCGAACGGCACCGCAACCTGTTCGACTGGCTGACCGAAGAAGGGTACGCCCCGGAAAATGTGCACCGCATCCGCCAGCTCAGCAGCGTGGGCGATCCCTGGACGGGCGAAGTGCAGGTGACGTCCGAAAGCGGCGATTTTGTCTGGCTCGACCTCTACGTAGTGCCGCTGTTGCACCGCAACGGCCAGACGCAGCAACTGCTGCTGGTCGGCACCAACCGTACCGACGAGAAAGAGGCCCGGGCGCGGTCGCAGGAAATTACGCGCGAGCGCATCGAAAAGAAATTGAAGGAACAACGCTTCCGCTCCATTCTGATTCTGGAAGGGCAAGAAGAGGAACGGCGACGGCTGGCCCGCGACCTCCACGACGGCATCGGCCAACTGCTGACCGCCCTGCGCTACCGGGTCGAGACCCTGGAAGATCCTCAAAAGAGCCGCTACCTGCCGCATAACGTCCAGGAAGTGAAGCACATCATGAATCAGGTCCTCCAAGAAATCCGGCGCATTTCGTTCAACCTGACGCCCAGTTCGCTCAGCGATTACGGCATTGTGCCGGTTACGAAGAAATACTGTGCGGAAATGAGCCGTCTTTCCGATAAAAACATCGTGTTCGAGAACAAGACCGGCTTTCTGAATCGTTTAGAAAAGAGCGTGGAGACCAATTTGTACCGGATGATTCAGGAGGCGGTGAACAACGCGATTAAGTACGCACAAGCCGACGAGATTCGGGTGGAGTTCAGCCACAACTTCGACGTGCTGAACGTCACGATCAGCGACAATGGCGTGGGGTTCGATCCGCAACAGTCGATCCGGGAGATTCACGACAACGGCACCGGACAAGGTATTTTCAACATGCAGGAACGCGCGCTGTTCATCAACGCCCAGCTCGACATCAACTCGACGCCGGGGCAGGGCACGCGCATCAACATCCACATTCCCATCCACCACAACAAAGTATATGAATCCTATTAA
- a CDS encoding MFS transporter, producing MKSSSKATSINLFSLKTPQMRAFHLSWFAFFLCFFGWFGIAPLMAVVRDELGLTKGQIGNIIISSVAITVFARLAIGWLCDKIGPRIAYTWLLALGSIPVILIGLSNSYETFLLFRLAIGAIGASFVITQYHTSVMFAPNVVGTANATTAGWGNLGGGVTQMVMPLIFAGFVGLGFIDTTAWRLAMVVPGVALLVCAFLYYRFTTDLPQGNVADLKRNDPEFALKSKNSGSSFLKAASDYRVWALFLVYGACFGVELTINNVAAIYYHDYFNLDVKTAGLIAGLFGLMNLFARSLGGVFGDKAGIKWGLKGRVGFLGVVILIEGLALILFSKMTVLPIAIISMIVFSLFVQMSEGATYSVVPFVNRKALGAISGIVGAGGNAGAVAAGFLFKSESLSYPEALTILGICVAVTSLFTLLVRFSKEDEARAREEMDALLAEQKPVEATLAA from the coding sequence ATGAAATCGTCTTCCAAAGCCACTTCCATCAACCTTTTCAGCCTGAAAACGCCGCAGATGCGCGCCTTTCACCTGAGCTGGTTCGCCTTCTTCCTCTGTTTTTTCGGCTGGTTCGGTATTGCGCCGCTGATGGCCGTGGTCCGCGACGAACTGGGACTGACCAAAGGACAGATCGGTAACATCATCATCTCGTCGGTTGCCATTACGGTATTTGCACGGCTGGCCATCGGCTGGCTCTGCGACAAGATCGGCCCGCGGATTGCCTACACCTGGCTGCTGGCCCTCGGTTCCATTCCGGTCATTCTGATCGGCCTGAGCAACAGCTACGAGACGTTTCTTTTGTTTCGCCTGGCCATCGGGGCCATCGGGGCATCGTTCGTGATCACGCAGTACCACACGTCGGTGATGTTCGCGCCCAACGTGGTCGGGACGGCCAACGCCACCACTGCCGGCTGGGGGAACCTGGGCGGGGGCGTAACACAGATGGTCATGCCGTTGATTTTCGCCGGTTTCGTCGGCCTGGGCTTCATCGACACCACGGCCTGGCGGCTGGCGATGGTGGTGCCCGGGGTGGCGTTGCTCGTGTGTGCTTTCCTGTACTATCGCTTTACGACCGACCTGCCGCAGGGCAACGTGGCCGACCTGAAGCGGAACGATCCTGAGTTTGCCCTGAAAAGCAAAAACAGCGGCAGCAGCTTCCTGAAAGCCGCCTCGGACTACCGCGTGTGGGCGCTATTTCTGGTCTACGGAGCCTGCTTCGGCGTGGAACTGACGATCAACAACGTAGCGGCCATCTACTACCACGACTACTTTAACCTGGACGTAAAAACCGCCGGTCTGATCGCCGGGTTGTTCGGACTGATGAACCTGTTTGCCCGCTCGCTGGGCGGCGTCTTCGGCGACAAAGCCGGCATCAAATGGGGTCTGAAAGGGCGCGTGGGCTTTCTGGGAGTCGTGATCCTGATCGAAGGTCTGGCCCTGATCCTGTTCTCGAAAATGACGGTGCTGCCCATCGCCATCATCTCCATGATCGTCTTCAGCCTGTTCGTGCAGATGTCGGAAGGCGCTACGTATTCGGTGGTGCCGTTCGTAAACCGCAAAGCCCTGGGAGCCATTTCCGGCATCGTAGGGGCAGGTGGCAACGCCGGCGCGGTGGCCGCAGGTTTTCTGTTCAAGTCCGAGAGCCTGTCGTACCCGGAAGCCCTGACCATTCTGGGCATCTGCGTAGCGGTCACCTCCCTGTTCACCTTGCTGGTGCGCTTCTCGAAAGAAGACGAAGCACGGGCCCGCGAAGAAATGGACGCCCTCCTGGCCGAACAGAAGCCCGTCGAGGCGACCCTCGCTGCCTAA
- the nirD gene encoding nitrite reductase small subunit NirD has translation MILTEHYQTVALEDVTVWFKAAPVSAFPENGGACIKYKGLQIAVFNFTRRQEWYATQNLCPHKREMVLARGMIGTAGAEPKVACPFHKNTFSLKSGENLNGSQCALATYPVKIEDNYVYVGFRD, from the coding sequence ATGATCCTGACCGAACACTACCAAACTGTGGCCCTCGAGGACGTGACCGTCTGGTTCAAAGCCGCGCCGGTGTCGGCTTTTCCGGAAAACGGAGGCGCCTGCATCAAATACAAAGGGCTGCAAATCGCCGTTTTCAACTTTACGCGCCGCCAGGAATGGTACGCCACGCAGAACCTCTGTCCGCACAAGCGCGAGATGGTACTGGCCCGCGGGATGATCGGCACGGCCGGCGCGGAACCCAAGGTGGCCTGCCCCTTTCATAAGAATACCTTCTCGCTGAAATCGGGCGAGAACCTGAACGGGTCGCAGTGTGCACTGGCCACGTATCCGGTCAAAATTGAGGACAATTACGTATACGTGGGCTTTCGAGACTAA